The following proteins come from a genomic window of Pleuronectes platessa chromosome 2, fPlePla1.1, whole genome shotgun sequence:
- the mitfa gene encoding melanocyte inducing transcription factor a isoform X3, with translation MMEMLEYSHYQVQSHLDNPSKYHIQQAQRQQVRQYLSTTLGGKVGNQCPSQPPEHGMPPGPGSSAPNSPMALLTLSSSCEKEMDDVIDDIISLESSYNEDVLGLMDPGLQINNQLPVSGNLLDIYGNQGLPLSGLAISNSCQPSIKREYSVPGMKQVLDKSGSCSQYENYQRQEGFPVEAEVRAMAKERQKKDNHNLIERRRRFNINDRIKELGTLIPKSNDPDMRWNKGTILKASVDYIRKLQREQQRAKELECRQRKVEHANRHLMLRIQELEIQARAHGLTVVSSPSVCTSELLARAIKQEPVLGDCPSDLYQNSSDPDMSPPTTLDLNNGTITFDQIPSDGGDPGPYGNSRTCKMKELVRDSLSSFSSSDPLMSSMSPDGSDNGSSHHSSSSSMEEKEHSC, from the exons ATGATGGAGATGCTTGAATACAGCCACTATCAG GTGCAGTCCCACCTGGATAATCCCAGCAAGTACCACATCCAGCAGGCCCAGAGGCAGCAGGTGAGACAGTATCTGTCCACCACCCTGGGTGGTAAAGTCGGCAACCAGTGTCCCAGCCAGCCCCCTGAGCACGGCATGCCGCCTGGACCCGGCAGCAGCGCCCCCAACAGTCCCATGGCCCTGCTCACCCTCAGCTCCAGCTGTGAAAAAGAA ATGGATGATGTCATCGATGATATTATTAGCTTGGAGTCAAGTTACAATGAAGACGTTCTTGGACTGATGGACCCAGGACTCCAAATCAACAACCAG CTCCCTGTGTCTGGCAACCTTCTTGATATTTATGGTAATCAAGGACTTCCACTCTCGGGCCTCGCCATCAGCAACTCCTGTCAACCCAGCATTAAAAGGGAATACTCAG TTCCTGGCATGAAGCAAGTACTGGACAAGTCTGGATCCTGTAGCCAGTATGAAAACTACCAAAGGCAAGAGGGCTTTCCAGTAG AGGCTGAGGTTCGTGCTATGGCTAAAGAGAGACAAAAGAAAGACAACCACAATTTAA TTGAACGAAGACGGAGATTCAACATCAACGATCGCATCAAGGAGCTGGGAACTTTAATCCCCAAGTCAAATGACCC AGACATGCGCTGGAATAAGGGCACCATTCTGAAAGCCTCGGTGGACTACATCAGGAAGCTGCAGCGGGAGCAGCAGAGAGCCAAGGAGCTGGAGTGCAGACAGAGGAAGGTGGAGCACGCAAACCGTCACCTGATGCTGCGTATACAG GAGTTGGAGATCCAGGCCCGCGCTCATGGTCTTACAGTGGTGTCATCCCCATCTGTCTGCACGTCAGAGTTATTGGCCCGAGCCATTAAACAGGAGCCCGTCCTTGGCGACTGCCCCTCAGACCTCTACCAGAACAGCTCGGACCCCGACATGTCCCCTCCAACCACACTGGACCTGAACAATGGCACCATCACCTTTGACCAGATCCCTTCAGACGGTGGGGACCCCGGCCCCTATGGAAACTCCAGGACCTGTAAAATGAAGGAGTTGGTGAGAGACAGCCTCTCGTCGTTTTCCTCGAGTGATCCCCTGATGTCCTCTATGTCCCCAGACGGCTCCGACAACGGCAGCAGCCACCACAGTTCCAGCTCCAgtatggaggagaaggagcacaGCTGTTAG
- the mitfa gene encoding melanocyte inducing transcription factor a isoform X2: MMEMLEYSHYQVQSHLDNPSKYHIQQAQRQQVRQYLSTTLGGKVGNQCPSQPPEHGMPPGPGSSAPNSPMALLTLSSSCEKEVQMDDVIDDIISLESSYNEDVLGLMDPGLQINNQLPVSGNLLDIYGNQGLPLSGLAISNSCQPSIKREYSVPGMKQVLDKSGSCSQYENYQRQEGFPVEAEVRAMAKERQKKDNHNLIERRRRFNINDRIKELGTLIPKSNDPDMRWNKGTILKASVDYIRKLQREQQRAKELECRQRKVEHANRHLMLRIQELEIQARAHGLTVVSSPSVCTSELLARAIKQEPVLGDCPSDLYQNSSDPDMSPPTTLDLNNGTITFDQIPSDGGDPGPYGNSRTCKMKELVRDSLSSFSSSDPLMSSMSPDGSDNGSSHHSSSSSMEEKEHSC; the protein is encoded by the exons ATGATGGAGATGCTTGAATACAGCCACTATCAG GTGCAGTCCCACCTGGATAATCCCAGCAAGTACCACATCCAGCAGGCCCAGAGGCAGCAGGTGAGACAGTATCTGTCCACCACCCTGGGTGGTAAAGTCGGCAACCAGTGTCCCAGCCAGCCCCCTGAGCACGGCATGCCGCCTGGACCCGGCAGCAGCGCCCCCAACAGTCCCATGGCCCTGCTCACCCTCAGCTCCAGCTGTGAAAAAGAAGT acaGATGGATGATGTCATCGATGATATTATTAGCTTGGAGTCAAGTTACAATGAAGACGTTCTTGGACTGATGGACCCAGGACTCCAAATCAACAACCAG CTCCCTGTGTCTGGCAACCTTCTTGATATTTATGGTAATCAAGGACTTCCACTCTCGGGCCTCGCCATCAGCAACTCCTGTCAACCCAGCATTAAAAGGGAATACTCAG TTCCTGGCATGAAGCAAGTACTGGACAAGTCTGGATCCTGTAGCCAGTATGAAAACTACCAAAGGCAAGAGGGCTTTCCAGTAG AGGCTGAGGTTCGTGCTATGGCTAAAGAGAGACAAAAGAAAGACAACCACAATTTAA TTGAACGAAGACGGAGATTCAACATCAACGATCGCATCAAGGAGCTGGGAACTTTAATCCCCAAGTCAAATGACCC AGACATGCGCTGGAATAAGGGCACCATTCTGAAAGCCTCGGTGGACTACATCAGGAAGCTGCAGCGGGAGCAGCAGAGAGCCAAGGAGCTGGAGTGCAGACAGAGGAAGGTGGAGCACGCAAACCGTCACCTGATGCTGCGTATACAG GAGTTGGAGATCCAGGCCCGCGCTCATGGTCTTACAGTGGTGTCATCCCCATCTGTCTGCACGTCAGAGTTATTGGCCCGAGCCATTAAACAGGAGCCCGTCCTTGGCGACTGCCCCTCAGACCTCTACCAGAACAGCTCGGACCCCGACATGTCCCCTCCAACCACACTGGACCTGAACAATGGCACCATCACCTTTGACCAGATCCCTTCAGACGGTGGGGACCCCGGCCCCTATGGAAACTCCAGGACCTGTAAAATGAAGGAGTTGGTGAGAGACAGCCTCTCGTCGTTTTCCTCGAGTGATCCCCTGATGTCCTCTATGTCCCCAGACGGCTCCGACAACGGCAGCAGCCACCACAGTTCCAGCTCCAgtatggaggagaaggagcacaGCTGTTAG
- the mitfa gene encoding melanocyte inducing transcription factor a isoform X4, translating to MMEMLEYSHYQVQSHLDNPSKYHIQQAQRQQVRQYLSTTLGGKVGNQCPSQPPEHGMPPGPGSSAPNSPMALLTLSSSCEKEMDDVIDDIISLESSYNEDVLGLMDPGLQINNQLPVSGNLLDIYGNQGLPLSGLAISNSCQPSIKREYSEAEVRAMAKERQKKDNHNLIERRRRFNINDRIKELGTLIPKSNDPDMRWNKGTILKASVDYIRKLQREQQRAKELECRQRKVEHANRHLMLRIQELEIQARAHGLTVVSSPSVCTSELLARAIKQEPVLGDCPSDLYQNSSDPDMSPPTTLDLNNGTITFDQIPSDGGDPGPYGNSRTCKMKELVRDSLSSFSSSDPLMSSMSPDGSDNGSSHHSSSSSMEEKEHSC from the exons ATGATGGAGATGCTTGAATACAGCCACTATCAG GTGCAGTCCCACCTGGATAATCCCAGCAAGTACCACATCCAGCAGGCCCAGAGGCAGCAGGTGAGACAGTATCTGTCCACCACCCTGGGTGGTAAAGTCGGCAACCAGTGTCCCAGCCAGCCCCCTGAGCACGGCATGCCGCCTGGACCCGGCAGCAGCGCCCCCAACAGTCCCATGGCCCTGCTCACCCTCAGCTCCAGCTGTGAAAAAGAA ATGGATGATGTCATCGATGATATTATTAGCTTGGAGTCAAGTTACAATGAAGACGTTCTTGGACTGATGGACCCAGGACTCCAAATCAACAACCAG CTCCCTGTGTCTGGCAACCTTCTTGATATTTATGGTAATCAAGGACTTCCACTCTCGGGCCTCGCCATCAGCAACTCCTGTCAACCCAGCATTAAAAGGGAATACTCAG AGGCTGAGGTTCGTGCTATGGCTAAAGAGAGACAAAAGAAAGACAACCACAATTTAA TTGAACGAAGACGGAGATTCAACATCAACGATCGCATCAAGGAGCTGGGAACTTTAATCCCCAAGTCAAATGACCC AGACATGCGCTGGAATAAGGGCACCATTCTGAAAGCCTCGGTGGACTACATCAGGAAGCTGCAGCGGGAGCAGCAGAGAGCCAAGGAGCTGGAGTGCAGACAGAGGAAGGTGGAGCACGCAAACCGTCACCTGATGCTGCGTATACAG GAGTTGGAGATCCAGGCCCGCGCTCATGGTCTTACAGTGGTGTCATCCCCATCTGTCTGCACGTCAGAGTTATTGGCCCGAGCCATTAAACAGGAGCCCGTCCTTGGCGACTGCCCCTCAGACCTCTACCAGAACAGCTCGGACCCCGACATGTCCCCTCCAACCACACTGGACCTGAACAATGGCACCATCACCTTTGACCAGATCCCTTCAGACGGTGGGGACCCCGGCCCCTATGGAAACTCCAGGACCTGTAAAATGAAGGAGTTGGTGAGAGACAGCCTCTCGTCGTTTTCCTCGAGTGATCCCCTGATGTCCTCTATGTCCCCAGACGGCTCCGACAACGGCAGCAGCCACCACAGTTCCAGCTCCAgtatggaggagaaggagcacaGCTGTTAG
- the mitfa gene encoding melanocyte inducing transcription factor a isoform X1, whose protein sequence is MMEMLEYSHYQVQSHLDNPSKYHIQQAQRQQVRQYLSTTLGGKVGNQCPSQPPEHGMPPGPGSSAPNSPMALLTLSSSCEKEMDDVIDDIISLESSYNEDVLGLMDPGLQINNQLPVSGNLLDIYGNQGLPLSGLAISNSCQPSIKREYSVNNLPIITPVPGMKQVLDKSGSCSQYENYQRQEGFPVEAEVRAMAKERQKKDNHNLIERRRRFNINDRIKELGTLIPKSNDPDMRWNKGTILKASVDYIRKLQREQQRAKELECRQRKVEHANRHLMLRIQELEIQARAHGLTVVSSPSVCTSELLARAIKQEPVLGDCPSDLYQNSSDPDMSPPTTLDLNNGTITFDQIPSDGGDPGPYGNSRTCKMKELVRDSLSSFSSSDPLMSSMSPDGSDNGSSHHSSSSSMEEKEHSC, encoded by the exons ATGATGGAGATGCTTGAATACAGCCACTATCAG GTGCAGTCCCACCTGGATAATCCCAGCAAGTACCACATCCAGCAGGCCCAGAGGCAGCAGGTGAGACAGTATCTGTCCACCACCCTGGGTGGTAAAGTCGGCAACCAGTGTCCCAGCCAGCCCCCTGAGCACGGCATGCCGCCTGGACCCGGCAGCAGCGCCCCCAACAGTCCCATGGCCCTGCTCACCCTCAGCTCCAGCTGTGAAAAAGAA ATGGATGATGTCATCGATGATATTATTAGCTTGGAGTCAAGTTACAATGAAGACGTTCTTGGACTGATGGACCCAGGACTCCAAATCAACAACCAG CTCCCTGTGTCTGGCAACCTTCTTGATATTTATGGTAATCAAGGACTTCCACTCTCGGGCCTCGCCATCAGCAACTCCTGTCAACCCAGCATTAAAAGGGAATACTCAG TCAATAATTTGCCAATAATTACTCCAGTTCCTGGCATGAAGCAAGTACTGGACAAGTCTGGATCCTGTAGCCAGTATGAAAACTACCAAAGGCAAGAGGGCTTTCCAGTAG AGGCTGAGGTTCGTGCTATGGCTAAAGAGAGACAAAAGAAAGACAACCACAATTTAA TTGAACGAAGACGGAGATTCAACATCAACGATCGCATCAAGGAGCTGGGAACTTTAATCCCCAAGTCAAATGACCC AGACATGCGCTGGAATAAGGGCACCATTCTGAAAGCCTCGGTGGACTACATCAGGAAGCTGCAGCGGGAGCAGCAGAGAGCCAAGGAGCTGGAGTGCAGACAGAGGAAGGTGGAGCACGCAAACCGTCACCTGATGCTGCGTATACAG GAGTTGGAGATCCAGGCCCGCGCTCATGGTCTTACAGTGGTGTCATCCCCATCTGTCTGCACGTCAGAGTTATTGGCCCGAGCCATTAAACAGGAGCCCGTCCTTGGCGACTGCCCCTCAGACCTCTACCAGAACAGCTCGGACCCCGACATGTCCCCTCCAACCACACTGGACCTGAACAATGGCACCATCACCTTTGACCAGATCCCTTCAGACGGTGGGGACCCCGGCCCCTATGGAAACTCCAGGACCTGTAAAATGAAGGAGTTGGTGAGAGACAGCCTCTCGTCGTTTTCCTCGAGTGATCCCCTGATGTCCTCTATGTCCCCAGACGGCTCCGACAACGGCAGCAGCCACCACAGTTCCAGCTCCAgtatggaggagaaggagcacaGCTGTTAG